A single window of Thalassoroseus pseudoceratinae DNA harbors:
- a CDS encoding DUF1257 domain-containing protein, translating into MSHVVVIQTEIRNVKALGLACQRLGLPLPVYGEAQLFSGRQTGWQVRLPEWRYPVVADVASGQLAFDHFGGRWGDPQQLDRFLQSYAAEITKLEARKLGYSVTEQPLEDGSIKLTVEVGGAV; encoded by the coding sequence ATGTCACACGTCGTGGTGATTCAGACGGAAATTCGGAATGTCAAAGCGTTGGGATTGGCGTGCCAGCGGTTGGGGTTGCCTCTTCCGGTGTACGGCGAGGCTCAGTTATTTAGCGGTCGGCAGACCGGGTGGCAGGTACGGCTGCCGGAGTGGCGTTATCCGGTCGTGGCCGATGTTGCCAGTGGTCAGTTGGCCTTCGATCACTTTGGTGGCCGGTGGGGCGATCCGCAGCAGCTTGATCGGTTTTTGCAAAGCTATGCTGCTGAGATCACGAAGCTCGAGGCTCGCAAACTCGGGTACTCGGTAACCGAGCAGCCACTCGAAGATGGTTCGATCAAATTGACCGTCGAGGTCGGAGGTGCAGTATGA
- a CDS encoding DUF2997 domain-containing protein — MTSRIIEITVSPNGQTTVETQGFVGPVCRDASRFLERALGKPTNETLKAEFHQQASSENQIHQGE, encoded by the coding sequence ATGACGAGTCGAATTATCGAAATTACTGTCTCGCCTAATGGTCAGACCACCGTGGAAACCCAAGGCTTCGTTGGTCCTGTATGCCGCGATGCGAGTCGATTCCTGGAACGGGCACTCGGCAAGCCAACCAACGAGACACTCAAAGCCGAATTTCATCAGCAGGCTTCATCGGAAAATCAAATCCATCAGGGCGAATAA
- a CDS encoding AAA family ATPase gives MSLTERLGEYVRACFTGIWIESHEHQDAITEIAQLCREENWQVASWDVERGLDVPGAELETQGSDPLAAIRAVNSLVTPNGTALLVLQNFHRFLQSAEIVQAVARQVVAGKQNRTILVVLSPVVQLPIELDKLFVVVQHELPTREQLAEIARGIATEDSELPEGVQLETVLDAAAGLTRLEAENAFSLSLVRHNAVRADVLWELKSQTLQQSGLLDLHRGQESFEGLGGLENLKAFCLRAMRRQTASHPNCRPRGVLLLSPPGCGKSAFAKSLGQETGRPTLTLEIGSLLGSLVGQSESNLRQALQIVEAMSPCILFCDELEKGLSGVASSGQTDSGVTARLFGRLLSWLNDRTCDVFFVGTCNDISKLPPELTRAERFDGVFYIDLPSQSQRQAIWEIYLEQFDINRDQPKPDDHDWTGAEIRSCCRLATLLDVPLVEAAKNIVPIAVTAAESVGKLRQWASGRCLNAETAGIYRQQTSTSKRRRRVTTDPSSN, from the coding sequence ATGTCGTTAACCGAACGACTCGGGGAGTACGTCCGCGCGTGCTTCACGGGAATTTGGATTGAAAGCCATGAACATCAAGATGCAATCACCGAGATCGCCCAACTGTGTCGTGAGGAGAACTGGCAAGTTGCGTCGTGGGACGTTGAACGAGGGCTCGATGTACCGGGTGCGGAACTTGAGACTCAAGGGAGTGACCCGCTAGCGGCTATTCGTGCTGTGAATTCGTTAGTTACTCCCAACGGCACTGCGTTACTAGTGCTGCAGAACTTCCATCGGTTTTTGCAATCTGCCGAGATAGTTCAAGCGGTCGCCCGGCAGGTGGTCGCCGGCAAACAGAATCGCACGATTTTGGTCGTGCTCTCACCAGTCGTCCAGTTGCCAATCGAACTGGATAAACTGTTTGTGGTGGTTCAACACGAACTACCAACTCGTGAACAGTTAGCCGAGATCGCTCGCGGCATTGCGACCGAAGACTCCGAACTGCCCGAAGGAGTCCAACTGGAGACAGTACTTGATGCCGCTGCTGGGCTCACGCGGTTGGAAGCGGAAAACGCGTTTAGTTTGTCACTCGTCCGGCACAACGCAGTGCGGGCTGATGTGTTGTGGGAGCTGAAATCACAGACGCTTCAGCAGAGCGGTTTGCTCGATCTGCATCGCGGCCAGGAATCCTTCGAGGGACTTGGCGGTCTGGAGAATCTCAAGGCGTTTTGTTTGCGAGCCATGCGGAGACAAACTGCTAGCCATCCCAATTGTCGACCACGCGGTGTCCTCTTGCTCTCACCTCCCGGCTGTGGGAAATCAGCGTTTGCGAAGAGTCTGGGCCAGGAGACCGGACGACCAACACTCACGCTGGAGATTGGTAGTTTACTCGGAAGTTTAGTCGGGCAGTCCGAGTCGAATTTGCGACAGGCCCTGCAGATTGTCGAAGCGATGTCGCCCTGCATTTTGTTTTGCGACGAACTTGAGAAAGGACTCTCGGGAGTGGCCTCCAGCGGACAAACCGATTCGGGTGTGACCGCTCGATTGTTTGGCCGACTGCTGTCATGGCTCAACGACCGCACGTGCGATGTGTTCTTTGTCGGTACGTGTAACGACATCAGCAAACTACCACCGGAACTGACGAGGGCCGAACGGTTTGACGGCGTATTCTACATCGACCTACCGAGCCAGTCGCAACGCCAAGCGATCTGGGAGATTTACCTGGAGCAGTTCGACATCAACCGCGATCAACCTAAACCCGACGATCATGATTGGACTGGGGCGGAGATTCGTAGCTGTTGCCGCTTGGCGACGCTGTTGGATGTGCCGCTCGTCGAAGCGGCTAAGAACATCGTGCCGATCGCAGTCACGGCGGCTGAGTCGGTGGGCAAACTCCGGCAGTGGGCGAGCGGTCGCTGTCTGAATGCCGAGACCGCTGGCATCTACCGCCAGCAAACGTCCACAAGCAAACGACGCCGACGGGTGACCACCGATCCGTCGAGCAATTGA